Proteins encoded by one window of Crassostrea angulata isolate pt1a10 chromosome 9, ASM2561291v2, whole genome shotgun sequence:
- the LOC128163083 gene encoding uncharacterized protein LOC128163083, with product MSTRDSMMLSSTPSQTIPINLQVESSTTSSIKLSWGPGTTPLLSAILAYQVHYQKEASKYVQYGPRLPASSNEYNIQNLVADTFYKICLVIYQNNTVTPDRECVDASTSNWRIPVSISIGSSIGAVLALFLIMLMVVAVARCPFAIRWHHNQKMTARKYDSISSHFHYDFSDTVTHERDEDYLSDHSENGLYKEGCNLSPSYRHPEYRLTATQVCNGHHHHQVTFNPNLPTRCTGARPKIQMAKHSPQPSYLAKKHIVSHSSTESESENVTVERLEPKPYSGRLCEHAHVCFSDDNYNLQSDVDFPHSQECCARNQNNDFNESEHLGFEAAGGLIILHEAPSLNQVDVSSSDSGYKDTLHRAQSESDEDNALFSATKSFASDQDMDDNMQTTAVSDEFEMTDLSDKMKSIKISPSRGMDQSELISEVT from the coding sequence ATGTCCACGCGTGACAGCATGATGTTATCTTCCACCCCTTCCCAGACCATTCCAATCAATCTCCAAGTGGAATCTTCCACCACCTCCTCCATCAAACTATCCTGGGGCCCAGGCACCACACCGCTACTCTCTGCCATTTTGGCCTACCAAGTCCACTATCAAAAAGAGGCCAGCAAATACGTACAGTATGGACCACGGCTGCCGGCTTCATCTAACGAGTACAATATCCAGAACCTAGTTGCTGACACATTTTACAAGATCTGCTTAGTTATCTATCAAAACAATACTGTGACACCTGATCGTGAATGTGTTGACGCGTCTACATCAAACTGGCGGATCCCTGTGTCTATTTCCATTGGCAGCAGTATTGGGGCTGTGCTGGCCCTTTTCCTTATTATGCTCATGGTGGTTGCTGTGGCTCGTTGTCCATTTGCCATCCGCTGGCATCACAATCAGAAAATGACCGCCAGAAAATATGACAGCATATCTTCTCATTTCCATTACGATTTCAGTGATACTGTGACACATGAGAGGGACGAGGACTATTTGTCAGATCACAGTGAAAATGGGCTTTATAAAGAAGGGTGTAACCTGAGTCCTAGCTACAGACACCCAGAGTACCGCTTGACCGCCACCCAGGTCTGTAATGGTCACCACCATCATCAAGTGACCTTTAACCCCAACCTCCCAACAAGGTGTACAGGGGCTCGACCCAAAATTCAAATGGCTAAACATAGCCCGCAACCCTCGTATCTTGCTAAGAAACATATTGTGTCACATTCCTCGACAGAATCAGAAAGCGAGAATGTGACTGTTGAGAGGTTGGAGCCGAAGCCTTATTCGGGCCGGCTGTGTGAACATGCTCATGTGTGTTTTAGTGATGACAACTATAATCTACAGTCAGATGTAGATTTTCCTCATTCCCAAGAATGCTGTGCTAGAAATCAAAACAACGATTTTAACGAGTCAGAACACCTGGGCTTTGAGGCAGCGGGGGGACTGATCATTCTCCACGAAGCCCCAAGTCTGAATCAAGTGGATGTTTCATCCAGTGACTCTGGTTACAAAGATACGTTACACCGCGCTCAATCTGAGTCAGATGAAGACAATGCTTTGTTCTCCGCCACCAAAAGTTTCGCCTCCGATCAGGACATGGATGACAATATGCAAACCACTGCGGTTTCTGATGAATTCGAAATGACAGACCTATCAGATAAAATGAAATCCATTAAGATTTCTCCATCCAGAGGAATGGATCAATCAGAGCTAATTTCTGAAGTGACATGA